Proteins encoded by one window of Lutibacter sp. A64:
- the def gene encoding peptide deformylase codes for MILPIVAYGDPVLRKVGIDIDKDYPDLDILIENMKETMTNASGVGLAAPQIGKAIRLFVVNATPFSEDEELDSEERKFLATFDKVFINAKILKEEGDEWAFNEGCLSIPDIREDVFRQEKITIEYLDENFEKHTDVIKGIAARVVQHEYDHIEGILFTDKISSLKKRLIKKKLENISKGKIRADYRMKFPLLKRK; via the coding sequence ATGATTTTACCTATAGTAGCTTACGGAGATCCAGTTTTAAGAAAAGTTGGTATTGATATAGATAAAGACTATCCAGATTTAGATATTCTTATCGAAAATATGAAAGAAACAATGACCAATGCCAGTGGTGTCGGTTTAGCTGCTCCACAAATTGGTAAAGCCATTCGTTTGTTTGTTGTAAATGCTACTCCTTTTAGTGAAGATGAAGAATTAGACTCAGAAGAACGTAAATTTTTAGCCACTTTTGATAAAGTTTTTATAAATGCTAAAATTTTAAAAGAAGAAGGTGATGAATGGGCTTTTAATGAAGGATGCCTTAGCATACCAGATATTAGAGAAGATGTTTTTAGACAAGAAAAAATTACCATTGAGTATTTAGACGAGAATTTTGAAAAACATACTGATGTTATTAAAGGTATTGCTGCCAGAGTTGTTCAACACGAATATGACCATATTGAAGGAATTTTATTTACAGATAAAATTTCGTCATTAAAAAAACGATTAATAAAAAAGAAATTAGAAAACATATCTAAAGGGAAAATAAGAGCTGATTATAGAATGAAATTTCCCTTATTAAAAAGAAAATAA
- the lon gene encoding endopeptidase La, whose product MSKSKFLNLDNMSLQNILDEDADLIPLMTPEDEEEINREDVPEVLPILPLRNTVLFPGVVIPITAGRDKSIQLIKEANKGNKIIGVVAQKNEAIEDPTTNDVHRVGTVARILRMLKMPDGNTTVIIQGKKPFEIDSFVQEKPYLQAITKPRKEDRTEEKEPEFEAIIDSIKEMAIRIIKENPNLPSEASFAIKNIESKPFLINFVSSNMNLNVSEKQELLEVENLKERALLTLKKMDEELQRLELRNVIQSKTRSDMDQQQREYYLHQQLKTIQEELGGVSYDEELDEMREKAKSKKWSKEVKETFDKELGRLQRMNPQVAEYSVQRNYLDLLLDLPWGEYSKDKFDLKRAQKILDRDHFGLEKVKERIIEHLAVLKLKGDMKSPIICLYGPPGVGKTSLGKSIAESIGRKYVRMSLGGVRDEAEIRGHRKTYIGAMPGRIIKDLKKAGTSNPVFVLDEIDKLAASSHNGDPSSAMLEVLDPEQNTTFYDNYLELDYDLSKVLFVATANSLSTIPWALRDRMEIINVSGYTIEEKVEIAKRHLLPKQIKEHGLTTKQIQIGKKQLEKIVEAYTRESGVRGLEKQIAKMVRYAAKSIAMEEAYDVKITNETIEKVLGASHLERDKYESNDVAGVVTGLAWTSVGGDILFIESIVSKGKGLSITGNIGKVMKESATLAMEYIRANAENFDIDPKILDEYKVHIHVPEGATPKDGPSAGVAMLTSLVSVFTQRRVKSRLAMTGEITLRGKVLPVGGIKEKILAAKRANINEIILCKENEKDILEIKESYVKGLKFHYVSDMSEVIKIALTKQKVKNPKKL is encoded by the coding sequence ATGAGCAAATCAAAATTTTTAAATTTAGACAATATGTCACTTCAGAATATCTTAGATGAAGATGCCGATTTAATACCATTAATGACTCCAGAAGACGAAGAGGAGATAAATAGAGAAGATGTTCCAGAAGTATTGCCAATATTACCTTTACGCAATACTGTCTTGTTTCCAGGAGTTGTAATTCCTATTACAGCCGGTAGAGATAAATCTATTCAACTTATAAAAGAAGCAAATAAAGGAAATAAAATTATTGGTGTTGTAGCACAAAAGAATGAAGCTATTGAAGATCCAACAACAAATGATGTGCATAGAGTTGGTACGGTAGCTCGTATTTTGCGTATGTTAAAAATGCCTGACGGTAACACAACTGTTATAATTCAAGGTAAAAAACCTTTTGAAATTGATAGTTTTGTACAAGAAAAACCTTATTTACAGGCAATTACAAAACCAAGAAAAGAAGATAGAACTGAAGAAAAAGAACCAGAGTTTGAAGCTATTATAGACTCTATTAAAGAGATGGCTATCAGAATAATTAAAGAAAATCCTAATTTACCTTCTGAAGCATCTTTTGCTATTAAAAATATAGAAAGTAAGCCGTTTTTAATCAATTTTGTTTCTTCTAATATGAACTTAAATGTTTCAGAAAAACAAGAACTTTTAGAGGTTGAAAACCTAAAAGAAAGAGCTTTACTTACTTTAAAAAAGATGGATGAAGAGTTACAACGTTTAGAGTTGCGAAATGTAATTCAATCTAAAACACGTTCTGATATGGATCAGCAACAACGTGAGTATTATTTACATCAACAGTTAAAAACCATTCAAGAAGAATTAGGTGGAGTTTCTTACGACGAGGAGTTAGATGAAATGCGAGAAAAAGCCAAATCTAAAAAATGGAGTAAAGAAGTAAAAGAGACTTTTGATAAAGAATTAGGGCGTTTACAACGTATGAATCCACAAGTTGCAGAATATTCTGTACAACGTAATTATTTAGATTTATTATTAGATTTACCTTGGGGTGAGTACTCTAAAGATAAGTTTGATTTAAAACGTGCTCAAAAAATATTAGATCGTGATCATTTTGGTTTAGAAAAAGTGAAAGAAAGAATTATTGAGCATTTGGCTGTTTTAAAATTAAAAGGTGATATGAAATCGCCAATAATTTGTTTATACGGACCTCCAGGTGTTGGTAAAACTTCTTTAGGGAAATCTATTGCAGAATCTATAGGTAGAAAATATGTTAGAATGTCTTTGGGTGGTGTTAGAGATGAAGCCGAAATTAGAGGACATAGAAAAACATATATTGGAGCAATGCCAGGAAGAATTATAAAAGATTTGAAAAAAGCAGGAACTTCAAATCCAGTTTTTGTCTTGGATGAAATTGATAAATTAGCAGCATCTAGTCATAATGGAGATCCATCTTCAGCGATGTTAGAAGTACTAGATCCTGAACAAAATACTACTTTTTACGATAATTATTTAGAGTTAGATTACGATTTATCTAAAGTGTTATTTGTTGCAACAGCAAACAGTTTATCTACAATTCCTTGGGCGTTAAGAGATCGAATGGAAATTATAAATGTTTCTGGTTATACTATTGAAGAAAAAGTAGAAATAGCCAAACGTCATTTATTACCTAAACAAATAAAAGAACACGGATTAACAACAAAACAAATTCAGATAGGGAAGAAGCAATTAGAAAAAATTGTAGAAGCTTATACACGTGAATCTGGAGTTAGAGGTTTAGAAAAGCAAATTGCTAAAATGGTGCGTTATGCTGCTAAATCTATTGCAATGGAAGAAGCATACGATGTTAAAATAACCAATGAAACTATTGAAAAAGTTTTAGGAGCATCACATCTAGAACGCGATAAATACGAAAGCAACGATGTTGCTGGTGTTGTAACTGGGTTAGCTTGGACAAGTGTTGGTGGAGATATATTGTTTATAGAATCTATTGTGTCTAAAGGAAAAGGACTTTCTATTACCGGTAATATTGGTAAAGTAATGAAAGAGTCTGCAACTTTGGCAATGGAATATATAAGAGCTAATGCAGAAAATTTTGATATTGATCCTAAAATTTTAGACGAGTACAAAGTACATATTCACGTTCCAGAAGGTGCAACACCTAAAGATGGACCAAGTGCAGGAGTTGCAATGCTAACGTCTTTAGTATCTGTGTTTACACAACGCAGAGTGAAATCTAGATTAGCTATGACAGGCGAAATTACTTTAAGAGGAAAAGTGTTACCTGTTGGTGGAATAAAAGAAAAAATATTAGCAGCTAAAAGAGCAAATATTAATGAAATTATTTTATGTAAAGAGAATGAAAAAGATATTCTTGAAATAAAAGAATCTTATGTAAAAGGATTAAAGTTTCATTATGTTTCTGATATGAGCGAAGTAATAAAAATAGCGCTTACAAAGCAAAAAGTTAAAAATCCAAAAAAATTATAA
- a CDS encoding SDR family NAD(P)-dependent oxidoreductase produces MDNVLIITGGNKGLGYGLSKEYHKNGYRVISISRSKIAKLYALEQYQCDLSNSEAIESVVHEIFSHLDKDTTKILTLINNAGDLGNVKTLENIAPEEISYTIKVNLIAPLILNSLFIKLSKGWECKKKIINISSGAAIKPYESWSMYCASKAGVDMMTKVIAKEQKNIKNGVKIVSIYPGVVDTNMQEKVREIPKENFKSVQRFINFYENGELFTPKQVAKKIYQLEISGKLKNGRILDVRNE; encoded by the coding sequence ATGGACAATGTTTTAATAATTACCGGAGGAAATAAAGGTTTAGGTTATGGACTTTCTAAAGAATATCATAAAAATGGCTATCGCGTAATTTCAATTTCACGTAGCAAAATAGCTAAATTATACGCTTTAGAGCAATACCAATGTGATCTCAGTAATAGTGAAGCTATTGAAAGTGTTGTTCATGAAATATTTTCACATTTAGATAAAGACACCACCAAAATCCTCACATTAATAAATAATGCTGGAGACTTAGGAAATGTTAAAACTCTTGAGAATATAGCTCCTGAAGAAATAAGTTATACCATAAAGGTAAATTTAATAGCTCCTCTTATTTTAAATTCTTTATTTATAAAACTATCTAAAGGTTGGGAATGTAAAAAGAAAATAATTAATATTTCTTCTGGTGCCGCCATAAAACCTTATGAAAGCTGGTCTATGTATTGTGCTTCTAAAGCTGGTGTTGATATGATGACAAAAGTAATTGCTAAAGAGCAAAAAAACATAAAAAACGGTGTCAAAATTGTATCAATTTATCCAGGAGTTGTAGATACAAATATGCAAGAAAAAGTAAGAGAGATACCTAAAGAAAATTTTAAATCGGTGCAACGCTTTATCAATTTTTACGAGAATGGTGAATTATTTACTCCAAAGCAAGTCGCTAAAAAAATATACCAATTAGAAATAAGTGGCAAATTAAAAAACGGTCGTATTTTAGATGTTAGAAATGAATAA
- a CDS encoding MFS transporter: MSEIKKLSLKEKIGYALGDGAANIAWRGVATFLFIFYTDVFGLSPVTVGMLMLVARFSDGISDVLMGIIGDRTKSKYGKFRPWILWTAIPLAAILSLLFTSPDLSSTGKIIYAYITYIFFTLIYTANNIPYGALMAVMTGDDKERTSLGSFRMVGAFGGGMLVQGALLFLVAYYGNINPDIEVSKLENEKYRVTVSTSKDVDNVNIKTEDGIAEFIWDGTELNSEENIPTNRKSFSMEANKEYAFIVEGENNLSESNIFIIDQKEGYSNSMYIMSVLLAILMFITFYTTKERVQPPKTQKNNLKKDFKDLISNKPWLVLLVIGLLFNIYNSIKQGIVIIYFTHYLNNQLLAASFLIGLMLASVLGAMVTAPLGNKLGKRNLFIYALLFSGGVNALLMFCGPTDIEAIFAIGIVSEFAAAMFPTLFFVMLGDAADYSEFKNGRRATGLIYSAGSFATKFGGGIAGAIIGLILGAYHYNGQDTASIQGAFPGIIMLMSWVPAIITVIAAGLMFLYPLTQKKLNEITLELNTRRLKE, translated from the coding sequence ATGAGTGAAATAAAAAAACTATCGTTAAAAGAAAAAATTGGCTATGCTTTAGGTGATGGAGCTGCGAATATTGCTTGGAGAGGTGTTGCCACGTTTTTATTTATTTTTTATACAGATGTTTTTGGATTGAGTCCTGTTACTGTGGGTATGTTAATGCTTGTAGCTCGTTTCAGCGATGGTATTAGTGATGTTTTAATGGGAATTATTGGAGATAGAACAAAATCTAAATATGGAAAATTTAGACCTTGGATTTTATGGACAGCAATTCCATTAGCAGCGATTTTATCGCTATTATTTACTAGTCCAGATTTAAGTTCAACTGGTAAAATTATCTATGCTTATATTACCTACATCTTTTTTACGCTAATTTATACGGCTAATAATATTCCTTATGGAGCGCTTATGGCTGTAATGACAGGAGATGATAAAGAAAGAACGAGTTTAGGTTCTTTTAGAATGGTTGGTGCATTTGGAGGAGGTATGTTAGTGCAAGGAGCTTTACTTTTTTTAGTTGCTTATTACGGTAATATTAATCCAGATATTGAAGTTTCTAAATTAGAAAATGAAAAGTATAGAGTAACGGTGTCAACTTCTAAAGATGTAGATAATGTTAATATTAAAACAGAAGATGGTATTGCTGAATTTATTTGGGATGGTACAGAATTGAATTCTGAAGAAAATATTCCAACAAATAGAAAAAGTTTTTCAATGGAAGCTAATAAAGAATATGCTTTTATTGTTGAAGGTGAAAATAACTTATCTGAAAGCAATATTTTTATAATCGATCAAAAAGAAGGTTATAGTAATTCAATGTATATAATGTCTGTTTTACTAGCTATTTTAATGTTTATTACTTTTTATACAACTAAAGAAAGAGTACAACCTCCAAAAACACAAAAAAATAATTTAAAAAAAGATTTTAAAGATTTAATTTCAAATAAACCTTGGTTAGTTTTATTAGTTATTGGCTTATTATTCAATATCTATAATTCTATAAAACAAGGAATTGTAATTATTTATTTTACACATTATTTAAACAATCAATTATTAGCTGCTTCATTCTTAATAGGTTTAATGTTAGCCTCAGTGTTAGGTGCAATGGTAACTGCGCCACTTGGAAATAAATTAGGTAAAAGAAATTTGTTTATATATGCGTTGCTTTTTTCGGGTGGTGTTAATGCATTATTGATGTTTTGTGGACCAACAGATATTGAAGCAATTTTTGCGATAGGAATAGTATCAGAATTTGCAGCTGCAATGTTTCCAACCTTGTTTTTTGTAATGCTTGGTGATGCTGCAGATTACTCAGAATTTAAAAACGGACGTAGAGCAACAGGGTTAATATACTCTGCAGGTTCTTTTGCAACTAAATTTGGAGGTGGAATTGCGGGTGCTATTATAGGTTTAATTCTAGGGGCTTACCATTATAATGGGCAAGATACAGCTTCAATACAAGGTGCTTTCCCTGGAATTATTATGTTAATGAGCTGGGTACCTGCAATTATTACGGTAATAGCAGCAGGATTAATGTTTTTATATCCGCTTACACAAAAGAAACTTAATGAAATTACATTAGAATTAAATACAAGAAGACTTAAAGAATAA
- a CDS encoding RNA polymerase sigma factor — translation MKTVNLHSNPLIEKCKKGDTSAQFAIYKQYYKAMYNTSFRIVNDSFEAEDIMQESFLAAFTKLDSFSETVTFGAWLKRIVINKSITALKKNNNIHKMPIDKVLITEEEIDTQNYKKLNINNILAALKSLKNNYKIALTLYLIEGYDYEEIAQIMDISYENSRTTISRAKSKLRQFLSNKNER, via the coding sequence TTGAAAACAGTAAACCTACATAGCAACCCATTAATTGAAAAATGCAAAAAAGGCGATACATCCGCACAATTTGCAATTTACAAACAATATTATAAAGCTATGTACAACACATCTTTTAGAATTGTAAATGATTCTTTTGAAGCTGAAGATATTATGCAAGAATCTTTTTTAGCAGCATTTACAAAATTAGATTCATTTAGTGAAACTGTAACCTTTGGAGCTTGGTTAAAAAGAATAGTAATTAACAAAAGTATTACAGCTCTAAAAAAGAATAACAATATTCATAAAATGCCTATTGATAAGGTTTTAATTACTGAAGAAGAAATAGACACTCAAAATTATAAAAAATTAAATATTAACAATATTTTAGCTGCTTTAAAATCACTAAAAAACAATTATAAAATTGCATTAACCCTTTATTTAATTGAAGGTTATGATTACGAAGAAATTGCTCAAATAATGGATATTTCTTATGAAAATAGTAGAACTACCATATCAAGAGCTAAAAGCAAATTAAGACAATTTTTATCAAACAAAAATGAAAGATAA
- a CDS encoding helix-turn-helix domain-containing protein, translating into MIANAHREITRLIPEDSFLVEERVKDDFDFPIHFHPEYELNFIYKGKGVRRIIGDHSENIEDIELVLTGPNIVHGWQLHECTCKEIYEITIHIHQDLLNEKTLSRRIFKPIKDMFARSKHGILFSRETTLKIMPRLMVLTRISGIEYYLEFVSILNDLAKSENQRMLSNSSAEKEDFHNSDKIKKVYEFIQENFNKTITLNEISELVNMSPVSFNRFIKKRTGKTFITYINDTRISFASHWLLETDLTIGEIAFKCGFNNIANFNRLFKKSKNCTPKEFREQFVGIQKVL; encoded by the coding sequence ATGATTGCTAATGCTCACAGAGAAATAACTCGTTTAATACCTGAAGATAGTTTTTTAGTTGAAGAAAGAGTTAAAGATGATTTTGATTTCCCTATTCATTTTCACCCAGAATATGAATTAAACTTCATTTATAAAGGTAAAGGAGTAAGACGAATTATTGGTGACCATTCTGAAAACATTGAAGACATAGAACTTGTTTTAACAGGTCCAAATATTGTTCATGGTTGGCAACTTCATGAATGCACTTGCAAAGAAATTTATGAGATTACAATTCATATTCATCAAGATTTATTAAACGAAAAAACACTATCGCGTAGAATTTTTAAACCTATTAAAGATATGTTTGCTAGGTCTAAACACGGTATACTTTTTTCAAGAGAAACAACACTTAAAATAATGCCTCGATTAATGGTGCTTACTCGTATTTCAGGTATTGAGTATTATTTAGAATTTGTTTCTATTTTAAATGATTTAGCTAAATCTGAAAATCAAAGGATGCTTTCTAATTCAAGTGCAGAAAAAGAAGACTTTCATAATAGCGATAAAATTAAAAAAGTGTATGAATTTATTCAGGAAAATTTTAATAAAACCATAACATTAAATGAAATATCTGAATTGGTAAATATGAGTCCGGTATCTTTTAATAGATTTATAAAAAAACGTACAGGAAAAACATTTATTACTTATATAAACGACACGCGTATTAGCTTTGCTTCACATTGGCTTTTAGAAACTGATTTGACTATTGGAGAAATTGCATTTAAATGCGGATTTAATAATATTGCCAATTTTAATAGATTGTTTAAAAAATCTAAAAATTGTACACCTAAAGAGTTTAGAGAACAATTTGTAGGAATACAAAAAGTATTATAG
- a CDS encoding GH36-type glycosyl hydrolase domain-containing protein, whose amino-acid sequence MKYGHFDDENREYVITNPKTPYPWINYLGNDVFFSLISNTAGGYTFYKDAKFRRLTRYRYNNVPVDTGGKYFYIKDGDTTWSPSWKPAKEKLDSYECRHGMSYTKFKGVKNGIESEVLQFIPLGFLGEIQKVSLKNTTSKVKKLKLFSFIEFALWNAEDDMTNFQRNFNTGEVEIEDAVIYHKTEFKERRNHYAFYSVNQKINGFDTDRDSFIGLYNGFDDPEVVSEGKSKNSVAHGWSPIASHYIEIELQPNEEKDFIFMLGYVEVDEANKWESKSVINKNPAKEMIAKFDTVEKVTAAYNELRVYWDNLLGKITIESGEDKLDRMVNIWNQYQCMVTFNMSRSASFFESGIGRGMGFRDSNQDLIGFVHQIPERARERIIDIASTQFEDGSCYHQYQPLTKKGNAAIGGNFNDDPLWLILSTTEYIKETGDFSLLDEMVPFDNDVTRAKSHFEHLKASFYHVVNNLGPHQLPLIGRADWNDCLNLSCFSKDPNESFQTTGNKKDSQAESLMIAGLFVVYGKEYVKLCNIIGKTKEAEAAQVHVDNMIEAVKKDGWDGEWYLRAYDYYGKKVGSKENEEGKIFIESQGWCTMAEIGKEEGLVEKSLDSVKEHLDCEYGIVLNSPAFTEYKIEYGEISTYPAGYKENGGIFCHNNPWIMIGETMLGRGDNAYDYYTKIAPSFLEDISELHKVEPYVYCQMIAGKEAFKPGEAKNSWLSGTASWNFYTITQYILGIKPDYNGLLINPCIPSKWNGFKMKREFRGAVYNIEVLNPNNVSKGVEKMIVNGETITSNIIPILEKGKSHEIKVIMG is encoded by the coding sequence ATGAAATACGGTCATTTCGACGATGAAAATAGAGAATATGTTATTACAAACCCAAAAACTCCATACCCATGGATTAATTACCTTGGAAATGACGTTTTTTTCTCATTAATATCTAATACAGCAGGAGGGTATACTTTTTATAAAGATGCCAAATTTAGAAGATTAACACGTTATAGATACAATAATGTACCTGTAGATACTGGTGGCAAATATTTTTACATTAAAGATGGCGATACAACTTGGTCTCCAAGTTGGAAACCAGCAAAAGAAAAGTTAGATAGTTACGAATGCCGTCATGGTATGAGTTATACCAAATTTAAAGGGGTTAAAAACGGTATAGAATCAGAAGTTTTACAATTTATTCCTTTAGGATTTTTAGGTGAAATTCAAAAAGTAAGTCTTAAAAATACCACTTCTAAAGTTAAAAAGTTAAAGTTATTTTCTTTTATAGAATTTGCACTTTGGAATGCAGAAGATGATATGACAAATTTTCAACGAAACTTTAATACAGGTGAAGTGGAAATTGAAGATGCTGTAATTTATCATAAAACAGAATTTAAAGAACGTAGAAATCATTATGCATTTTACTCTGTAAATCAAAAAATTAATGGTTTTGATACAGATAGAGATTCATTTATAGGTTTGTATAATGGTTTTGATGATCCAGAAGTAGTTTCTGAAGGGAAATCAAAAAATTCAGTTGCGCATGGATGGTCTCCAATAGCGTCACATTATATTGAAATTGAATTACAACCTAACGAAGAAAAAGATTTTATTTTTATGTTGGGTTATGTAGAAGTTGATGAGGCTAATAAATGGGAAAGCAAATCTGTAATTAACAAAAATCCTGCAAAGGAAATGATTGCTAAGTTTGATACCGTTGAAAAAGTAACTGCAGCATATAATGAATTAAGAGTTTATTGGGATAATTTATTGGGTAAAATAACCATTGAATCTGGAGAGGATAAGTTAGATAGAATGGTGAATATTTGGAATCAATACCAATGTATGGTTACTTTTAATATGTCTCGTTCTGCTTCATTCTTTGAGTCTGGAATTGGAAGAGGAATGGGCTTTAGAGATTCAAATCAAGATTTAATAGGGTTTGTACACCAAATACCAGAAAGAGCACGCGAAAGAATAATTGATATAGCTTCTACACAATTTGAAGATGGTTCTTGTTACCATCAATACCAACCATTAACAAAAAAAGGAAATGCAGCAATTGGTGGTAATTTTAACGATGACCCTCTTTGGTTAATTCTTTCAACTACAGAATATATTAAAGAAACAGGAGATTTTTCGTTGTTAGATGAAATGGTACCTTTTGATAATGATGTTACTAGAGCTAAATCTCATTTTGAACATTTAAAAGCTTCATTTTACCATGTAGTAAATAATTTAGGACCTCATCAATTACCATTAATTGGAAGAGCAGATTGGAACGACTGTTTAAATTTAAGTTGTTTTTCAAAAGATCCAAACGAATCATTTCAAACTACAGGGAACAAAAAAGATAGCCAAGCAGAATCTTTAATGATAGCTGGTTTGTTTGTGGTGTATGGAAAAGAATATGTAAAACTTTGTAATATTATTGGAAAAACCAAAGAAGCCGAAGCAGCACAAGTACACGTTGATAATATGATAGAAGCTGTTAAAAAAGACGGTTGGGATGGAGAATGGTACTTAAGAGCTTATGATTATTATGGTAAAAAAGTAGGATCAAAAGAGAATGAAGAAGGAAAGATTTTTATAGAATCTCAAGGTTGGTGTACTATGGCTGAAATTGGTAAAGAGGAAGGCTTGGTTGAAAAATCGTTAGATTCAGTAAAAGAACATTTAGATTGTGAGTATGGTATTGTATTAAACAGTCCGGCATTTACAGAATATAAAATAGAATATGGTGAAATTTCTACGTATCCTGCAGGATATAAAGAAAATGGAGGTATATTTTGTCATAACAATCCTTGGATTATGATTGGTGAAACAATGCTAGGTCGAGGAGATAATGCTTACGATTATTATACCAAAATAGCTCCAAGTTTTTTAGAAGATATTTCAGAGTTGCACAAAGTTGAGCCTTATGTATATTGTCAAATGATTGCTGGTAAAGAAGCATTTAAACCTGGAGAAGCAAAAAACTCTTGGTTGTCTGGAACAGCATCTTGGAATTTTTATACAATTACTCAGTATATTTTAGGTATAAAACCAGATTATAATGGTCTTTTAATCAATCCTTGTATTCCTTCAAAATGGAATGGATTTAAAATGAAAAGAGAATTTAGAGGAGCAGTTTATAATATTGAAGTTTTAAACCCTAATAATGTTAGTAAAGGGGTTGAAAAGATGATTGTTAATGGAGAAACAATCACATCTAATATAATACCTATTTTAGAAAAAGGAAAATCCCATGAAATTAAAGTAATTATGGGATAG
- a CDS encoding DUF5606 family protein encodes MKLKDIVSVSGKPGLYEIKAQSKGGIIVESLLDGKKFPITVTHNISALNEIAIYTYEEEVPLRIILKSIGEKEGGKQAISHKESGKVLTSYFREILPNFDEERVYTSNIKKVLQWYNLLASKNFDFTAIKEVEEENQEA; translated from the coding sequence ATGAAATTAAAAGACATTGTATCTGTAAGCGGTAAACCAGGTTTGTATGAAATTAAAGCACAATCTAAAGGCGGAATTATAGTAGAATCTTTATTAGATGGTAAAAAATTCCCAATAACCGTTACACATAATATTAGTGCCTTAAACGAAATTGCTATTTACACTTATGAAGAAGAAGTTCCGCTTCGTATAATATTAAAAAGTATTGGCGAAAAAGAAGGTGGTAAACAAGCAATTAGTCATAAAGAAAGCGGTAAAGTTTTAACCTCTTATTTTAGAGAAATTTTACCAAATTTTGATGAAGAACGCGTATATACTTCAAACATTAAAAAAGTATTGCAATGGTATAATTTATTAGCTTCTAAAAATTTCGATTTTACTGCAATTAAAGAAGTTGAAGAAGAAAACCAAGAAGCTTAA
- the mazG gene encoding nucleoside triphosphate pyrophosphohydrolase, protein MNSREQQLKAFGRLLDIMDELRLKCPWDKKQTFQSLRHLTIEETYELGDAILNNDLQEIKKELGDVLLHIVFYAKIGSETDTFDIADVANSISEKLIYRHPHIYGDVTVKDEAEVKKNWEQLKLKEGKDSVLEGVPKSLPAMVKANRIQDKVAGVGFDWEKPEQVWEKVQEELNELNAEIKKGNTANIEAEFGDVLFSMINYARFIKVNPENALERTNKKFINRFQYLEKEAKKINKSLHDMSLEEMDVFWNASKKLYK, encoded by the coding sequence ATGAATTCCCGAGAACAACAACTTAAAGCATTTGGTCGATTATTAGATATTATGGACGAATTGCGCTTAAAATGTCCTTGGGATAAAAAGCAAACATTTCAGTCTCTTCGCCATTTAACAATAGAAGAAACTTATGAATTAGGCGACGCCATTCTAAATAACGATTTACAAGAAATTAAAAAAGAATTAGGAGACGTATTACTTCATATTGTTTTTTATGCTAAAATTGGTTCTGAAACAGATACTTTTGATATTGCTGATGTAGCTAACTCAATTTCAGAAAAATTGATTTATAGACATCCACATATCTACGGAGATGTTACAGTAAAAGATGAAGCTGAAGTTAAAAAAAATTGGGAACAACTTAAATTAAAAGAGGGCAAAGATTCTGTTTTAGAAGGTGTTCCCAAATCTTTACCAGCTATGGTAAAAGCCAATAGAATTCAAGATAAAGTTGCAGGTGTTGGATTTGATTGGGAAAAACCAGAGCAAGTTTGGGAAAAAGTACAAGAAGAACTTAACGAGCTAAACGCCGAAATTAAAAAAGGAAATACAGCCAATATTGAAGCTGAATTTGGAGATGTATTATTTTCTATGATAAATTATGCGCGCTTTATTAAAGTTAACCCAGAAAACGCTCTAGAACGCACCAATAAAAAATTTATTAATAGGTTTCAATATCTAGAAAAAGAAGCTAAAAAAATTAATAAATCACTCCATGATATGTCTTTAGAAGAAATGGATGTTTTTTGGAATGCTTCTAAAAAACTTTACAAGTAA